Proteins from a genomic interval of Chroococcidiopsis thermalis PCC 7203:
- a CDS encoding ParM/StbA family protein, whose product MSDVTVAADFGASLVRAIFSLNSQSQALKPELMLIAPQVLRVPSKSIENYEKYKLGNSMPENSAWVKLGNDYYAVGHLAKTHFNAVHCLESLKIDSAIPQLLAIVGSIVQSKQMGNSFSLSLGILLPWGEYTDRDRFESYIKQALSGFCFRGKEYFVTLESFTCLPEGAGLFARGRVPHKGGDRLRNARELNIAVLMIGYRNASILFIEKGALSWGCTENYGFSRMVEKVQQFTSGQKAERLVEVICSGSKPSKKAVAGLVRTNMVELREQEMQEIAAAIADAKQEYIAILTNWLKQRLPDRPDEIIVNGGTARYLQPELTQFFKSLGAGATNWCSSLDERVVKTFGDLVRAQHLQSRLLDAYGLFFQLHNRPLPRLRDTVETAEEAHHDEARVS is encoded by the coding sequence ATGTCTGACGTTACTGTAGCCGCTGATTTCGGCGCATCCTTGGTCAGAGCAATCTTTTCCCTCAACTCGCAATCACAGGCTTTAAAGCCAGAGTTAATGCTGATTGCACCGCAAGTTTTAAGAGTGCCGTCCAAGAGTATCGAGAATTACGAAAAGTACAAGCTGGGAAATTCAATGCCCGAAAACTCAGCTTGGGTGAAACTGGGAAACGATTATTATGCAGTAGGACATTTAGCCAAGACTCATTTCAACGCCGTCCACTGCCTGGAATCGCTCAAAATTGACTCTGCAATTCCCCAACTACTGGCAATTGTAGGGAGTATAGTCCAGAGCAAGCAGATGGGTAATTCATTCTCGCTGTCACTGGGAATCCTCCTGCCTTGGGGTGAGTATACCGACAGAGACAGGTTTGAATCCTACATCAAACAAGCATTGTCTGGATTCTGCTTTCGCGGTAAGGAGTATTTTGTCACGCTGGAATCATTTACCTGCCTGCCAGAGGGAGCGGGGTTGTTTGCACGGGGCAGAGTACCGCACAAGGGAGGCGATCGCTTGCGAAATGCGCGGGAGTTGAACATTGCCGTCCTGATGATTGGCTACCGCAACGCTTCTATTCTATTCATCGAAAAAGGAGCGCTTTCCTGGGGCTGCACGGAAAACTACGGTTTCTCCAGGATGGTAGAAAAAGTGCAGCAATTTACTTCCGGTCAGAAGGCTGAGCGATTAGTGGAAGTTATCTGCTCCGGTTCCAAACCCAGTAAAAAGGCAGTAGCGGGACTAGTACGCACCAACATGGTGGAGTTACGAGAGCAGGAGATGCAAGAAATTGCTGCGGCGATCGCGGATGCCAAGCAAGAGTATATTGCCATCCTCACCAACTGGCTGAAACAGCGGTTGCCCGATCGCCCCGACGAAATTATCGTCAATGGTGGCACTGCCCGTTACTTGCAGCCAGAACTGACGCAGTTTTTCAAGAGTCTGGGTGCTGGGGCAACCAACTGGTGCAGCTCCCTAGACGAGCGAGTGGTCAAGACATTTGGCGACTTAGTGAGGGCACAACACCTCCAGTCCCGTTTACTAGATGCATATGGACTCTTCTTCCAACTCCACAACCGACCGCTACCGCGATTGCGAGATACCGTTGAAACTGCCGAGGAAGCGCATCATGACGAAGCCAGAGTCAGCTAA
- a CDS encoding plasmid mobilization protein, with protein sequence MVEDTLRNQIVRVRLTPKEKAQIATAAKKAGDLSLSAFMRNVALSIPVIEKQRQVVPQVNRQLYYQLGEIYRLLEAQPNRDLALVGSEVIEPLKQLLVQVRQDLLGFGDEL encoded by the coding sequence GTGGTAGAAGATACATTACGAAACCAAATAGTTCGCGTTCGACTTACTCCTAAAGAGAAAGCACAAATAGCTACTGCTGCTAAAAAAGCTGGGGATTTAAGTTTGAGCGCATTTATGCGAAATGTAGCGCTTTCTATTCCAGTAATAGAAAAGCAACGCCAGGTTGTACCCCAAGTCAACCGCCAACTTTATTACCAGCTTGGAGAAATCTACAGACTATTAGAAGCCCAGCCTAACCGCGATTTGGCGCTTGTTGGGAGTGAAGTCATAGAGCCATTGAAGCAGCTGCTCGTGCAGGTGAGGCAGGACTTACTCGGCTTTGGAGACGAATTGTGA
- a CDS encoding relaxase/mobilization nuclease domain-containing protein — protein MIAKQVLGSNFAGVLSYVSGKEGAQRIGGNMAGQSRSQLAAEFRISRDLNFRVKKCVYHATLSVAPDEELSDRHWNEIADAYTKGMGFHGSQYVVYRHTDTHHHHIHIIASRIRITDGSTVSDAWNYRRSEVLVRQLEQQFELKPVVPSWSKKERSPHTGEVRRYRRTGEVSRRVKLQQLISKALQGKPCLQEFIARLEAQEVEVQLRRDERGKILGISYKLGSVPFQGRQIGRGYAWTQIQNHLSAPARETQQRSPDAETPAMASDLVAQERKWQLRERHSVLRERVCQKEAFRDSNHNDIDIAIAILALKQGEAIDEVEAMMTQSDRVRLLKETLPKQKYLVSEERLRELHLSNSYCNCPRTRRSGGTTRTTGDVDL, from the coding sequence GTGATTGCCAAGCAGGTGTTGGGGAGCAACTTTGCAGGTGTCCTGTCCTATGTTAGTGGCAAGGAAGGGGCGCAACGCATTGGTGGTAATATGGCAGGGCAAAGCCGATCGCAACTGGCAGCAGAGTTTCGGATCTCGCGAGACTTAAACTTTCGAGTCAAGAAATGCGTCTACCACGCCACCTTATCAGTAGCGCCAGATGAGGAGTTGAGCGATCGCCATTGGAATGAAATTGCTGATGCCTACACCAAGGGAATGGGCTTTCATGGCTCTCAGTATGTAGTGTACCGTCACACCGACACTCACCATCACCACATTCACATTATTGCCAGTCGGATTAGGATTACTGACGGCTCTACAGTGAGCGATGCTTGGAATTACCGCCGCAGTGAAGTGCTAGTGCGTCAACTGGAACAGCAGTTTGAGTTAAAACCAGTCGTGCCTAGCTGGAGTAAAAAGGAGCGATCGCCTCATACTGGAGAAGTCCGCAGGTATCGGCGTACTGGTGAGGTGAGCCGACGAGTCAAGTTACAGCAGCTAATTTCTAAAGCATTGCAGGGAAAACCTTGCTTACAGGAATTTATAGCTCGCCTTGAAGCGCAGGAAGTTGAGGTGCAGTTGCGACGGGACGAACGGGGTAAAATTCTAGGGATTTCCTACAAACTTGGCAGCGTGCCGTTTCAAGGAAGGCAGATCGGACGCGGCTATGCTTGGACGCAGATTCAAAATCACCTTTCTGCTCCTGCAAGGGAAACACAACAGCGATCGCCAGATGCAGAAACGCCAGCAATGGCAAGCGATCTCGTTGCCCAAGAGCGCAAATGGCAACTGCGAGAACGGCACTCGGTACTACGAGAGCGGGTGTGCCAGAAAGAGGCATTTAGAGATAGCAATCATAATGATATCGACATTGCTATAGCTATCCTGGCGCTCAAGCAGGGAGAGGCGATTGATGAGGTAGAAGCAATGATGACACAAAGCGATCGCGTGCGGCTATTGAAGGAGACGCTGCCCAAGCAAAAATATCTTGTGTCTGAAGAGCGATTACGTGAGCTACATCTCTCAAACAGCTATTGCAACTGCCCAAGAACTAGAAGAAGTGGCGGAACAACAAGAACAACTGGTGATGTAGATTTGTGA
- a CDS encoding serine hydrolase, translating to MNQIDFQPLVANFQGTTGIIIKTLDSGSCFQFNPNLVFPAASLIELPILWEFFHQCATGSLDLAEEIELQSEDMVIGFGILRQLKPGLKLCLYDLAVLMTVVSDNTATNLLIDKLGIDNINDSIQRIGLTHTILQYKMYDSISTSQDNLTTPSDMLRMLEAFIQDKHLLSKYGDEPLKILEGQQCKNKLHLGIPKGARLANKTGETLGTEHDIGVLLGREETVIIVVMTTGLSENYQGIELCRDVARLVYQNTL from the coding sequence ATGAATCAGATTGATTTTCAGCCTCTCGTTGCTAATTTTCAAGGCACTACAGGGATCATCATTAAAACGCTCGATTCAGGGTCATGCTTTCAGTTCAACCCCAATCTTGTATTTCCTGCGGCAAGTCTGATCGAGCTTCCTATCCTATGGGAATTCTTTCACCAATGTGCAACGGGTTCGCTCGATTTGGCAGAAGAGATCGAGTTGCAAAGTGAGGATATGGTCATCGGTTTTGGGATTCTGCGACAACTCAAGCCTGGGTTGAAATTGTGTTTATACGATTTAGCAGTATTAATGACTGTCGTTAGTGATAACACAGCAACTAATCTCTTGATTGACAAACTTGGTATTGATAACATCAACGATTCAATTCAGCGCATTGGACTTACGCACACTATCTTGCAATACAAGATGTATGATTCTATCAGCACAAGTCAAGATAATCTGACAACTCCCAGTGATATGCTTCGGATGCTGGAGGCTTTTATACAGGATAAGCATCTGCTAAGTAAATATGGCGACGAGCCGCTAAAAATCCTGGAAGGGCAGCAATGTAAAAATAAGCTGCATCTTGGTATCCCGAAGGGGGCACGATTGGCAAATAAAACAGGCGAAACGCTGGGAACCGAACATGACATTGGTGTGTTGTTGGGGCGCGAGGAAACAGTAATCATCGTAGTCATGACTACGGGTCTATCCGAAAACTATCAAGGAATTGAACTTTGTCGAGATGTTGCAAGGCTTGTTTATCAAAATACGTTGTGA
- a CDS encoding cupin domain-containing protein, which produces MIVKAQEAKHSVFQGVNFEVLAVGVETMVTKMHYEPGNFVSFHSHPNEQSGYVISGKYRLNVGDREDILTTGDSYSIPANVLHSIEVLEAGEVVDVFTPPREDYLR; this is translated from the coding sequence ATGATTGTTAAAGCACAGGAGGCAAAGCATAGTGTTTTTCAGGGTGTGAACTTTGAGGTTCTGGCAGTTGGGGTGGAGACAATGGTCACAAAGATGCATTATGAACCTGGTAATTTTGTTTCTTTTCATTCACATCCGAATGAGCAGAGCGGTTATGTCATTTCAGGTAAATATCGTCTAAATGTTGGAGATCGAGAAGATATCTTAACCACAGGCGACAGCTATTCCATTCCTGCGAATGTCCTTCATAGCATTGAGGTTTTGGAGGCTGGAGAGGTGGTTGATGTTTTCACTCCGCCTAGAGAAGATTATCTAAGATAA
- the argF gene encoding ornithine carbamoyltransferase, with translation MAELKGRDLLSLADLTSEEVTALLQLAAQLKSGQLKPQCNKVLGLLFYKASTRTRVSFTVAMYQLGGQVIDLNTTTTQVSRGEPVEDTARVLDRYLDILSIRTFEQQQLETFAHYAKIPVINALTDREHPCQILADLLTVEECFGKLKGLTLTYVGDGNNVAHSLLLGCALVGMNVRIATPADFKPLTEIVEQAKAIALPDTEITVTEDPEAAAKGSHVLYTDVWASMGQESEANSRIPIFQPYQVNEQLLSLADSEAIVLHCLPAHRGEEITADVIEGSHSKVWDQAENRMHAQKALLASLLGI, from the coding sequence ATGGCAGAGTTGAAGGGAAGAGATTTACTAAGTCTTGCCGATTTAACTTCAGAGGAAGTTACAGCATTGCTACAACTGGCAGCGCAGTTAAAATCAGGGCAGCTAAAGCCTCAGTGCAATAAAGTTTTAGGATTGCTATTTTACAAAGCTTCCACTCGCACTCGCGTCAGCTTTACTGTAGCAATGTATCAATTAGGCGGACAGGTAATCGATCTTAACACCACAACAACTCAAGTTAGCCGCGGCGAACCTGTAGAAGATACAGCACGAGTTTTAGATCGATATTTAGATATTCTGTCGATTCGGACTTTTGAGCAGCAACAATTAGAAACTTTTGCCCACTATGCCAAAATTCCTGTGATTAACGCTCTCACCGATCGCGAACATCCTTGTCAAATTTTGGCAGATTTGCTGACGGTAGAAGAATGTTTTGGTAAGTTGAAGGGACTAACTTTGACTTATGTAGGTGATGGTAACAATGTCGCTCATTCTTTGCTGTTGGGCTGTGCTTTGGTAGGTATGAATGTCAGAATTGCCACTCCTGCCGATTTTAAACCTTTAACAGAAATTGTCGAGCAAGCCAAAGCGATCGCCTTACCAGACACTGAAATTACCGTAACAGAAGATCCAGAAGCAGCAGCTAAAGGATCGCACGTCCTTTATACCGATGTTTGGGCGAGTATGGGACAAGAATCAGAAGCTAATTCCCGCATTCCAATCTTTCAACCCTACCAAGTCAACGAACAATTGTTAAGTCTTGCCGATTCAGAGGCGATCGTTTTACACTGTCTCCCAGCCCATCGCGGCGAAGAAATAACCGCCGATGTCATAGAAGGTTCTCACTCTAAAGTCTGGGATCAAGCTGAAAATCGAATGCACGCTCAAAAAGCTTTACTAGCTAGTTTGTTGGGAATTTAG
- the lexA gene encoding transcriptional repressor LexA produces the protein MEPLTVAQQELYDWLAEYVRQYQHSPSIRQMMQAMNLKSPAPVQSRLEHLRAKGYIEWTEGKARTIRILQSQSPQQSIPVLGAIAAGGLVEPFTDAVEHLDFEKLFLPPATFALRVIGDSMIEDLITEGDLAIMRPVANPEQVKNGTIVAARVDGHGTTLKRFYLRGDRVTLKPANPKYKPIEIAAKQVQLQGVLLGVWRGYN, from the coding sequence ATGGAACCCCTAACGGTAGCTCAACAAGAACTATATGACTGGTTAGCAGAATACGTGCGGCAATACCAGCATTCACCTTCAATTCGCCAGATGATGCAAGCGATGAATTTGAAATCGCCTGCACCCGTGCAAAGTCGATTGGAACATTTACGCGCCAAAGGATACATTGAATGGACGGAAGGTAAAGCACGGACGATCCGCATTTTACAATCCCAATCTCCCCAACAAAGTATCCCAGTTCTGGGTGCGATCGCAGCTGGCGGTTTGGTCGAACCGTTTACCGATGCTGTCGAACACCTAGATTTTGAAAAGCTATTTTTACCACCTGCAACTTTTGCGTTGCGGGTGATTGGTGACAGCATGATTGAAGATTTAATTACGGAAGGCGATCTCGCAATCATGCGTCCAGTTGCCAATCCAGAACAGGTAAAAAATGGCACGATCGTTGCAGCTAGAGTAGACGGACACGGTACGACTTTAAAACGCTTTTATCTTCGTGGCGATCGCGTGACGCTCAAACCTGCTAATCCTAAATACAAGCCGATAGAGATCGCCGCCAAGCAAGTCCAACTGCAAGGCGTTCTCTTAGGCGTGTGGCGCGGCTATAACTAA
- a CDS encoding glycosyltransferase family 2 protein, which yields MLSNNTDCSLTEVKKSSNAIDPLPPDVDRPMWSVMIPIYNRTIYLEQAIASVIEQMREYAAERIQIELIDNCSTNPEIEFLIQRLAKQHRISVYRQPQTVSMVENLNTCIRRAHGHLIHILHDDDIVLPGFYQSLEAALTQEPSIGAAYCRHGHIDENNRQQNYLSSLERSTSGIIPNFLKRIAVYSLVDPPAMVVKRSVYEHLGGFRPELYGACDHEMWRRIAAHYPIWFEPQVLACFRVHSRSQTSAFVRTGKNIVNMRQSIETTRSYLPKSTAERIAKRAMEECALYALRNAFRVLSRGDITATKAQIREALKCSYSLKVIVALFLVPFLAVASSLKRYLEQNRE from the coding sequence ATGCTCAGCAACAACACAGATTGCAGTTTAACCGAAGTCAAGAAAAGCTCAAATGCCATCGATCCACTTCCTCCAGATGTAGATAGACCAATGTGGTCTGTGATGATTCCCATATACAACCGCACAATATATCTGGAGCAAGCGATCGCCAGTGTTATAGAGCAGATGCGAGAATATGCAGCAGAGCGAATTCAAATTGAACTGATTGATAATTGTTCTACTAACCCTGAGATTGAATTTCTGATTCAGCGATTAGCTAAACAGCACAGAATTTCTGTTTACAGACAGCCTCAGACCGTCAGCATGGTTGAAAATCTCAACACTTGCATTCGTCGCGCTCACGGTCATTTAATTCATATTCTGCACGATGATGATATTGTTTTACCAGGATTTTATCAGTCTTTAGAAGCAGCATTGACCCAAGAACCAAGTATAGGTGCAGCGTATTGTCGGCACGGACATATTGACGAGAACAATCGGCAGCAAAATTATTTATCTTCATTAGAAAGAAGTACATCTGGTATAATTCCTAACTTTCTAAAACGCATTGCAGTATACTCGCTTGTCGATCCACCAGCGATGGTGGTTAAGCGCAGTGTTTACGAACACTTGGGTGGCTTTCGTCCAGAATTGTATGGTGCTTGCGACCACGAAATGTGGCGGAGAATTGCTGCACACTACCCTATTTGGTTCGAGCCACAAGTACTAGCTTGTTTTCGCGTTCACTCTAGGTCCCAGACTTCTGCCTTTGTGAGAACGGGAAAAAACATTGTCAATATGCGTCAGAGTATTGAAACTACCCGCTCGTATTTACCAAAATCCACAGCCGAGCGCATAGCAAAACGAGCGATGGAAGAATGCGCTTTATATGCTTTAAGAAATGCTTTCAGAGTGCTTAGTAGAGGCGACATAACCGCTACAAAAGCTCAAATTCGAGAAGCTCTCAAGTGTAGTTACTCCTTAAAAGTCATAGTTGCACTATTCCTAGTGCCTTTCTTAGCTGTAGCTAGTAGCCTCAAGCGATATTTGGAGCAGAATAGGGAGTAG